The following coding sequences lie in one Geotoga petraea genomic window:
- the secA gene encoding preprotein translocase subunit SecA, with amino-acid sequence MLFGLFDKNERLLKKYRKMVEKINAFEPEIEKLSDDELKNKTPEFKKRLENGETLDDILFEAFAVVREAAKRVVDMRHFDVQLMGGISMHEGIIAEMKTGEGKTLVATLPLYLNALTGKNCQLATHNDYLAKRDAEWMGPIYEFLGLKVGFIQAGMSKEDRKAAYEADITYGTANEFGFDYLRDNLVYDMDDKSQRGHYFAIVDEADSILIDEARTPLIISGPSDTPSELYRRFSHLSKNFENESDYTVDEKQKTISLTEEGIDKAEKLLQIDNLYDPENIKYLFHLLNALKARIFFKKDKDYIIKEGEVIIVDEFTGRLLQGRRYSEGLHQAIEAKEGVQIKQESLTYATITFQNYFRMYDKLSGMTGTAKTEESEFQQIYNCEVVVIPTNKPVIRKDKNDSIYQALKGKYNAIVAEIEERHKTGQPMLVGTTSIDKSELLSNLLKRKGIPHEVLNAKQHEREAEIIANAGQKGAVTIATNMAGRGTDIKINNEVKELGGLYVIGTERHESRRVDNQLIGRSGRQGDPGESRFFLSFEDDVLRLFGGERMKRIMATLRIEEGQPIEHKLLSNVIRDAQKKVEGIHFSMRKRLYEMDSVMDNQRNSIYNHRNWILKQEDYTEHLKEIFEDVADRISESAWDDKAGVINKDYVKGKLESFLIIADIKSESVSELKEELMTLLWDKFRGKKEEFGDHFNKMSKFIMLRIIDDKWRSHLDAIEHLKEAVGLRAYGQKDPNMEFKKESYYMFSQLVDDIYDTIVDYLMRITRVDPNKEESQAKKQTVNLNFVHGDTSVIDSQKKGQKSKKSYAEKKGFKRNTRFKVKK; translated from the coding sequence ATGTTATTTGGACTTTTTGATAAAAATGAAAGGCTTTTAAAAAAATACAGAAAAATGGTTGAGAAGATAAATGCTTTTGAACCAGAAATAGAAAAATTATCGGACGATGAATTGAAAAACAAAACGCCCGAATTCAAAAAAAGATTAGAAAATGGGGAAACTCTTGACGATATATTATTTGAAGCTTTTGCAGTTGTAAGAGAAGCCGCAAAAAGAGTAGTAGACATGAGACATTTTGATGTTCAGCTTATGGGTGGAATATCTATGCACGAAGGCATAATAGCTGAAATGAAAACGGGTGAAGGTAAAACCTTGGTTGCCACATTACCGCTTTATTTGAATGCTTTGACCGGCAAAAACTGTCAATTAGCGACTCACAATGATTATCTTGCAAAAAGAGATGCTGAATGGATGGGACCTATATATGAATTTTTGGGGTTAAAGGTAGGTTTTATACAAGCTGGAATGAGTAAAGAAGATAGAAAAGCTGCTTATGAAGCTGATATAACTTATGGAACGGCTAATGAGTTTGGATTCGATTATTTGAGAGATAACCTTGTTTATGATATGGATGATAAATCTCAAAGGGGACATTATTTTGCGATAGTAGATGAAGCTGACTCCATACTTATTGATGAAGCCAGAACACCTTTGATAATATCTGGGCCATCAGATACACCAAGTGAACTGTACAGAAGATTTTCCCATTTATCCAAAAATTTCGAAAATGAATCTGATTATACAGTTGATGAGAAACAAAAAACAATCTCTTTAACAGAAGAAGGTATAGATAAGGCTGAAAAACTCCTGCAAATAGACAACTTATACGATCCTGAAAACATAAAATATTTATTTCATTTGTTAAACGCTTTAAAAGCAAGAATATTCTTCAAAAAAGATAAAGACTATATTATCAAAGAAGGCGAGGTAATCATAGTTGATGAATTCACGGGAAGGCTTTTACAAGGTAGAAGATATTCTGAAGGTCTTCACCAAGCAATAGAAGCTAAAGAAGGAGTTCAGATCAAACAAGAAAGTTTGACTTATGCTACAATAACATTCCAAAACTATTTCAGAATGTATGATAAGTTATCTGGAATGACAGGTACTGCTAAAACAGAAGAAAGTGAATTTCAACAAATTTATAACTGTGAAGTTGTTGTCATACCGACTAACAAACCTGTTATAAGAAAAGATAAAAATGATAGTATTTACCAAGCTTTAAAGGGCAAATACAATGCCATAGTTGCTGAAATTGAAGAAAGACATAAAACAGGTCAACCAATGCTTGTTGGTACAACTTCCATTGATAAAAGTGAATTATTATCAAACTTATTAAAAAGAAAAGGTATTCCTCACGAAGTATTGAATGCTAAACAACACGAAAGAGAAGCAGAAATCATTGCAAATGCTGGTCAAAAAGGTGCCGTTACAATTGCTACGAACATGGCTGGTAGAGGAACTGATATAAAAATAAATAATGAAGTAAAAGAATTAGGTGGTTTATATGTAATTGGTACAGAAAGACACGAAAGTAGAAGGGTAGATAATCAATTAATTGGTAGATCAGGTCGTCAAGGTGACCCAGGAGAGTCAAGATTCTTTTTATCTTTTGAAGACGATGTTTTAAGACTTTTTGGTGGAGAAAGAATGAAAAGAATTATGGCAACTTTGAGAATAGAAGAGGGTCAGCCAATCGAACACAAACTATTATCAAATGTAATCAGAGATGCCCAGAAAAAAGTTGAAGGCATTCATTTTTCTATGAGAAAAAGGTTATATGAAATGGATTCTGTTATGGATAATCAAAGGAATTCAATATATAATCACAGAAACTGGATTTTAAAACAAGAAGATTATACTGAACATTTGAAAGAAATTTTTGAAGATGTAGCGGATAGGATATCTGAATCAGCGTGGGATGATAAAGCTGGTGTAATTAATAAAGATTACGTTAAAGGTAAACTTGAAAGTTTTTTAATTATAGCTGACATAAAATCTGAAAGTGTAAGTGAATTAAAAGAAGAATTAATGACTTTATTATGGGATAAATTTCGAGGTAAGAAGGAAGAATTTGGAGATCATTTCAACAAGATGTCTAAGTTCATCATGTTGAGAATAATTGATGACAAATGGAGATCACATCTAGATGCAATAGAACATTTGAAAGAAGCAGTAGGATTGAGAGCTTACGGCCAAAAAGATCCAAATATGGAATTCAAAAAAGAATCTTATTACATGTTTTCACAACTGGTCGACGATATTTACGATACAATAGTTGACTACTTGATGAGAATAACAAGAGTTGATCCCAACAAAGAAGAATCACAAGCTAAAAAGCAAACTGTTAATTTGAATTTTGTTCATGGAGATACCTCAGTTATTGATTCTCAAAAAAAAGGTCAAAAATCTAAAAAAAGCTATGCTGAAAAAAAAGGATTTAAAAGAAATACAAGGTTTAAAGTGAAGAAATAA
- a CDS encoding TlyA family RNA methyltransferase: MGVFNIRIDKYLATRGMVESREKARRLIKEGKVLVDNNKILKPSLKVDENNKIDLLGKYEYVGRGAFKLKKAIESFKLNLKDKVCLDIGSSTGGFSQVLLEKDVEKIYAIDVGTNQMHKKLRNNDKIILKENTNARDYINEEKVDFICCDVSFISVTKMMDTFQKNLKKNGEMVVLIKPQFEVGEGNVVNGIVKDKKLLQQTLQKLERSFENNNFKVMNRIESPIKGGKGNTEFLFYIKKGNI; this comes from the coding sequence ATGGGAGTGTTCAACATACGAATCGACAAATATCTTGCAACAAGAGGAATGGTTGAATCCAGAGAAAAAGCAAGAAGATTAATAAAAGAAGGTAAAGTTTTGGTAGATAACAATAAAATTCTAAAACCTTCTTTAAAAGTAGATGAAAACAACAAAATAGATTTACTGGGAAAGTATGAATACGTCGGTAGAGGAGCTTTCAAACTTAAAAAGGCGATTGAATCTTTTAAATTAAATTTAAAAGATAAAGTCTGTTTGGATATAGGAAGCTCTACAGGTGGATTTAGCCAAGTCCTTTTAGAAAAAGACGTTGAAAAAATTTATGCAATAGACGTTGGAACTAATCAAATGCACAAGAAACTTCGAAATAACGATAAGATAATATTAAAAGAAAATACAAATGCAAGAGATTATATAAACGAAGAAAAGGTAGATTTTATTTGTTGTGATGTTTCATTCATATCAGTTACTAAAATGATGGATACTTTCCAAAAGAATCTGAAAAAGAATGGAGAAATGGTTGTATTGATAAAACCACAGTTCGAAGTTGGTGAGGGCAATGTTGTAAATGGGATAGTTAAAGATAAAAAATTATTACAGCAAACTCTCCAGAAATTAGAAAGGTCTTTTGAAAATAACAACTTTAAAGTGATGAACAGAATAGAATCTCCAATAAAGGGTGGTAAAGGTAATACAGAATTTCTTTTTTACATAAAAAAGGGTAATATTTGA
- the truA gene encoding tRNA pseudouridine(38-40) synthase TruA, with the protein MRMVAATVAYDGTNFYGYQGQRNVRTVQGEFEKALQKIFKEKVLSHGAGRTDTGVHSYGQTIAFKVPNDNMTIQNIKDALNSVLPSDIYIRNLEQVEKNFNPRFMAKKRIYHYYLYTKKDPDIFLRNRVWWFPYDLDIDKMRKAARHFEGEKDFSSFKSGNDERNPVRQIDRVRIIRMSKNIILIRVEGVSFLRRMVRNIVGTLTKVGTGTWTPEIVREIIEAKDRSKAPASAPPEGLYFYKILF; encoded by the coding sequence ATGAGAATGGTTGCTGCAACTGTTGCATATGATGGAACAAATTTTTATGGGTATCAAGGGCAAAGAAATGTTAGAACGGTACAAGGAGAGTTCGAAAAAGCACTTCAGAAAATATTTAAAGAAAAAGTTCTATCCCACGGTGCAGGAAGAACGGATACAGGAGTTCATAGTTATGGCCAAACTATAGCTTTTAAAGTCCCAAACGACAATATGACAATTCAAAACATAAAAGATGCTTTGAATTCTGTTTTACCCTCGGATATTTATATTCGCAATTTAGAACAAGTCGAAAAAAATTTTAACCCAAGATTTATGGCGAAAAAGAGAATATACCATTATTATCTATATACAAAGAAAGACCCAGATATATTTTTAAGAAACAGGGTTTGGTGGTTTCCATATGACTTGGATATAGACAAAATGAGGAAAGCCGCAAGACATTTTGAAGGGGAAAAAGACTTTAGTTCTTTTAAGTCTGGCAATGATGAAAGAAATCCTGTTAGGCAAATAGATAGAGTTAGAATAATTAGGATGAGTAAAAATATTATTTTAATTAGAGTTGAAGGGGTGTCTTTTTTGAGAAGAATGGTAAGAAACATTGTTGGTACCTTGACTAAAGTCGGGACAGGTACCTGGACACCAGAAATTGTTAGAGAAATCATTGAAGCAAAGGATAGATCAAAAGCTCCAGCTTCAGCGCCTCCAGAAGGATTATATTTTTATAAAATATTATTTTAA
- a CDS encoding phospho-sugar mutase, with protein MEDIKQKAYENKKIWEEKADLDLKKEILKIENDEEEIIDRFYKELEFGTGGMRGKIGVGPNRMNKHTVARATQGLANYLKKNKDFPSVVIAYDNRNKSDEFSRIVAEVLAANNVNVYLFNELTATPILSYAVRRLECDAGIVITASHNPAEYNGYKVYTSDGTQAVPKYAKQIIEEINILNYFEDVKRVDFDHAVETDKIEILNDNVFNDYMDEIEGYVRSLDPSFDSNIKVVYTPLHGTGLKPVKEILDRLDIETYIVEEQALADGAFPTVESPNPEEKSAFKMALELAKEKGAEIVLATDPDSDRIGVFEKDGDDYITFNGNEMGVMLSHFILSKLKQHASLPNNSVIIKTIVSTDMIKEIAKEYGIEIVETLTGFKFIGEQIEKYERTKEKKFIFGFEESYGYLANTHARDKDAVIACALIVTLATELKSSNKTLKDYMKELNEKYGYFKEKLFSFKFEGYSGSQKILNIMNTMRKEPPINISGHILKETIDYNKEVNNLPKSNVIELRYDNIKLIGRPSGTEPKIKFYVLVRASNEKEAYGLIDKAEIAISNLINQH; from the coding sequence ATGGAAGATATAAAACAAAAAGCTTATGAAAATAAAAAAATCTGGGAAGAAAAAGCTGATTTAGATTTGAAAAAAGAAATATTGAAAATTGAAAATGATGAAGAAGAAATAATCGATAGATTTTATAAAGAACTTGAATTTGGAACTGGAGGAATGAGGGGCAAAATAGGTGTAGGTCCTAACAGAATGAACAAACATACGGTTGCAAGGGCGACTCAAGGTTTAGCAAACTACTTAAAGAAAAACAAGGACTTTCCATCTGTTGTTATAGCTTATGACAATAGAAACAAATCTGATGAATTTTCAAGAATTGTTGCAGAAGTTTTGGCGGCTAATAATGTAAATGTGTATCTTTTTAACGAACTCACAGCTACACCAATTCTGTCTTATGCAGTTAGAAGGCTTGAATGTGACGCCGGAATAGTTATTACAGCGAGTCACAATCCAGCCGAATACAACGGTTACAAGGTTTATACAAGTGATGGAACTCAAGCTGTACCAAAATATGCAAAACAAATAATAGAAGAGATCAACATTTTAAATTATTTTGAAGATGTCAAAAGAGTTGATTTTGATCATGCAGTAGAAACAGATAAAATAGAAATTTTAAATGACAATGTTTTCAATGATTATATGGATGAAATAGAGGGATATGTAAGGTCTTTGGATCCATCTTTTGATTCTAACATAAAAGTAGTTTATACTCCTTTACATGGAACAGGGCTTAAACCCGTTAAAGAAATATTAGATAGACTGGATATAGAAACCTATATTGTAGAAGAGCAGGCTTTGGCAGACGGGGCTTTTCCAACAGTTGAATCTCCCAATCCAGAAGAAAAGAGCGCCTTTAAAATGGCTTTGGAACTGGCAAAAGAAAAAGGAGCAGAAATTGTATTGGCAACGGATCCCGATTCAGATAGGATAGGAGTTTTTGAAAAAGATGGAGATGATTATATTACTTTTAATGGAAATGAAATGGGAGTTATGCTAAGTCACTTCATACTTTCTAAGTTAAAACAACACGCATCTTTACCAAATAATTCGGTAATTATAAAAACGATTGTTTCGACAGACATGATTAAAGAAATCGCTAAAGAATATGGAATCGAAATTGTAGAGACTTTAACTGGCTTTAAATTTATAGGTGAACAAATAGAAAAATATGAAAGGACAAAAGAGAAGAAATTCATTTTTGGATTTGAAGAAAGTTACGGATATTTGGCCAATACACATGCAAGAGATAAAGATGCTGTTATTGCTTGTGCGTTAATCGTGACTTTAGCCACAGAATTAAAGTCTTCGAATAAGACTTTAAAAGATTATATGAAAGAACTAAATGAAAAATATGGATATTTTAAAGAAAAACTGTTTTCATTTAAGTTTGAAGGATATTCTGGTTCTCAAAAAATACTTAACATAATGAATACAATGAGAAAAGAACCACCAATAAACATATCTGGGCATATTTTAAAAGAAACTATTGATTATAATAAAGAAGTTAACAATTTGCCTAAATCTAATGTTATAGAGCTTCGATATGATAACATTAAATTAATAGGAAGGCCATCAGGAACGGAACCAAAAATAAAATTTTATGTTTTGGTTAGGGCTTCGAATGAAAAAGAGGCTTATGGTCTTATAGATAAAGCCGAAATAGCAATTTCAAACCTTATTAACCAGCATTAA
- a CDS encoding helix-turn-helix domain-containing protein — MAIIINIDVMLAKRKMSVTELSEKVGITMSNISILKNGKVKAIKLSTLDSICRVLECQPGDILEYKKDSNSDS; from the coding sequence ATGGCGATAATCATAAATATAGATGTTATGTTAGCAAAAAGAAAAATGAGTGTGACTGAGCTGTCTGAAAAAGTTGGAATCACCATGTCCAATATTTCAATATTAAAAAATGGGAAAGTAAAAGCTATAAAATTATCGACTTTAGACTCAATTTGTAGAGTTTTAGAATGTCAACCAGGAGATATATTGGAATATAAAAAAGATTCAAACTCTGACAGTTAA
- a CDS encoding DUF2975 domain-containing protein yields the protein MKKSTTLFLKVAIVLVGIFVLAMCVLGFPSLLKDLSENPNPLNKYFYGIISIMYITVIPFFIALYQAIKLLNLIDQNKAFSELAVKNLKNIKICAFTISGLYVGAMPFFYLLGELDDAPGAILMGFMFFFAPLVIAFFASVLEKLLQQAIDIKKDNELTI from the coding sequence ATGAAAAAAAGTACCACTCTTTTTTTAAAGGTTGCTATTGTTTTGGTAGGTATTTTTGTATTAGCCATGTGTGTTTTAGGATTCCCCTCTCTTTTAAAAGATTTGTCTGAAAATCCCAATCCACTTAATAAGTATTTTTATGGCATTATATCTATTATGTATATAACAGTTATACCATTTTTTATAGCTTTATATCAGGCGATAAAACTTCTTAATTTAATAGATCAAAACAAAGCTTTTTCAGAATTAGCCGTTAAAAATTTAAAAAATATAAAAATTTGCGCTTTTACAATAAGTGGTTTATACGTTGGTGCTATGCCTTTTTTTTATTTGCTTGGAGAACTTGATGATGCACCAGGTGCAATATTAATGGGATTTATGTTTTTCTTTGCACCACTTGTTATTGCCTTTTTTGCATCAGTTTTGGAAAAACTTTTACAACAAGCTATTGATATAAAAAAAGATAATGAGCTGACAATATGA
- a CDS encoding cupin domain-containing protein produces MKNTGNVSDLFNLVEEYWSPKIIAEVNNEYIKIAKFKGEMVWHEHKNSDEMFYVIKGSFDIHLKNVIITLNQGDFYVVKKGIKHKPESKDESWVMMIEKKETKHTGDIVSDITKSLDEQLK; encoded by the coding sequence ATGAAAAATACAGGAAATGTAAGTGATTTATTCAATTTAGTAGAAGAATATTGGTCTCCAAAAATTATTGCTGAAGTAAATAATGAGTACATCAAAATAGCAAAATTTAAGGGTGAGATGGTTTGGCATGAGCATAAAAATAGCGATGAAATGTTTTACGTAATAAAGGGTAGTTTTGATATTCATTTGAAGAACGTAATCATAACTCTTAACCAGGGAGATTTTTATGTGGTTAAAAAAGGAATAAAACACAAGCCAGAGTCTAAAGATGAATCTTGGGTGATGATGATAGAGAAAAAAGAGACCAAACATACAGGTGACATTGTTTCAGATATTACAAAATCTCTTGATGAACAATTAAAATAA
- a CDS encoding lysophospholipid acyltransferase family protein, with amino-acid sequence MSLVLNMYANLSRILPKSMRVKITNNLMNRFLDKYAEIKVINKDMIEKRKGIPTVYIGNHLSNIDGVILNNLLKDNDVAFIAGKKLSENTMTKIILEIAKKINISPNSPDKKAISEALNYLNNGGSIFIFPEGTRSRTGSMIKAKKGFLLLAKMSKAEIVPVGIQGTEKLLPINDDDMSKESFNYSKIKVNFGEPFELPMKTKENRQNWKEIATDYSMRKIAELLDPEYRGEYK; translated from the coding sequence ATGAGTTTAGTTCTTAATATGTATGCTAACCTATCCAGAATATTGCCTAAAAGTATGAGGGTTAAAATAACTAATAATTTGATGAATAGATTTCTGGATAAATATGCTGAAATTAAAGTTATAAATAAAGATATGATAGAAAAAAGAAAAGGCATCCCAACAGTGTATATAGGGAATCACCTGAGCAATATAGATGGAGTGATTTTGAACAATTTATTAAAAGATAACGATGTTGCCTTTATAGCAGGAAAAAAGTTGAGTGAAAACACCATGACAAAAATAATTCTCGAAATTGCCAAAAAGATAAATATTTCTCCGAATTCTCCAGATAAAAAGGCTATTAGCGAAGCGTTAAATTATTTAAATAATGGAGGATCTATTTTTATTTTTCCAGAGGGTACTCGAAGCAGAACAGGTTCTATGATAAAAGCTAAAAAAGGGTTTTTACTATTGGCAAAAATGTCGAAAGCTGAAATTGTTCCAGTAGGTATTCAAGGGACTGAAAAATTGTTGCCAATTAATGATGATGATATGAGTAAGGAAAGTTTCAACTATTCTAAAATAAAAGTAAACTTTGGAGAACCTTTTGAACTTCCAATGAAAACAAAAGAAAACAGACAAAATTGGAAAGAAATAGCGACAGATTATTCTATGAGAAAAATTGCGGAACTTTTAGATCCCGAGTATCGTGGGGAATATAAATAA
- a CDS encoding YwbE family protein: protein MNGTERENIKIGKKVKVVQKQDQRTGKLTEGIVQRILTKSKSHHHGIKVMLEDGTVGRVKKIIG, encoded by the coding sequence TTGAATGGAACAGAGAGAGAAAATATAAAGATAGGAAAAAAAGTGAAAGTAGTCCAAAAACAAGACCAAAGAACTGGAAAATTGACAGAAGGCATAGTCCAAAGAATTCTTACAAAATCAAAGAGCCATCACCACGGCATAAAAGTTATGCTTGAAGATGGAACTGTTGGAAGAGTTAAAAAAATTATTGGATGA
- a CDS encoding polysaccharide deacetylase family protein, whose product MTKDNGFHTLLYHEIVNKEGYDRNKYKGIKVKQDYEDILPEELFAFKDEFEKQMEYLYKNNYTTLTLNQVIDYYYNNKPLPEKSVLLTFDDLYKSLLINAYPVLKKYNFHAVGFLVKDWIFDEKEPNKDNYSVCLSKEELDEMKDVFEYANHTKSMHTRQGDKTALQKEDKEKFINDYISCEKCVTTEKVFAYPFGIYDQRNIEWLKEIGVLLAFTTDNGVNNLKTNTLELRRDTVIQNYDLDDFKKILQ is encoded by the coding sequence ATGACTAAAGATAATGGTTTTCACACTTTGCTGTATCATGAAATTGTTAATAAAGAAGGATATGACAGAAATAAATATAAAGGTATAAAAGTCAAACAAGATTACGAAGATATTTTGCCTGAAGAATTATTTGCTTTTAAAGATGAGTTCGAAAAGCAGATGGAATACCTTTATAAAAATAACTATACTACATTAACTCTTAATCAGGTTATTGATTATTACTATAATAATAAGCCTTTACCTGAAAAATCTGTATTGCTCACATTTGACGACCTTTATAAATCATTATTAATTAATGCGTATCCAGTTTTGAAAAAATATAATTTTCATGCAGTAGGATTCCTTGTTAAAGATTGGATTTTCGACGAAAAAGAACCTAATAAAGATAATTATTCTGTTTGTCTATCAAAAGAAGAACTTGATGAAATGAAAGATGTATTTGAATATGCCAATCATACAAAAAGCATGCATACAAGACAGGGAGATAAAACAGCATTGCAAAAAGAAGATAAAGAAAAATTTATCAATGATTATATTTCTTGTGAAAAATGTGTGACAACAGAAAAAGTTTTTGCATACCCATTTGGAATATACGACCAGAGAAATATAGAATGGTTAAAAGAAATAGGAGTTTTGTTAGCTTTTACTACAGATAATGGAGTAAATAACTTAAAGACAAATACTCTTGAACTTAGAAGGGATACTGTTATTCAAAATTATGACTTAGATGATTTCAAAAAAATATTGCAATAA